The Pseudomonas sp. GD03919 region TTGTCGATCTGGCGGCGCATTTCGGGGGTGGCCGTTCCGGTTTGGCTCTGGGGGGGACATTGTTTGTCCTGACCATTGGCCTCGCTTCGCCTCTGGTGGGAGGGTTGAGCGATAGGGTCGGGCCGTTGTGGACGGTGGTTGCCGGCAGTTTCTGTGGTGGCCTGGCATTACTGGGAGTCAGTCTGTTCGATCACAGTCTTACCCTGTTCATCCTGCTCTACGGTTTGCTTGGAGCCTTTGCCTTGGCGGCGATGACCTACGTGCCTATGGGTATCCTGGTGGATCGCATGGTCGGTGAGAAGTCCAAGGCCTTTGCTTTTGCCGTGGTTACCAACGGTACCGCCATCGGTTTCATCGTGCTGTCGCCACTATGGATCTGGTTGGAGCAATGGGTGTCCTGGCAGAGCCTGTTCAGTGTGATCGGCCTGATCTTCCTGCTGCCGCTGAGTGCAGCGCTGTTCTGGGTGGCCCGCCGCGTACCATTGGCTGCGCCAGCATCCGGTGTGGAGGGCAAGGTCTCGCTGAGATTTCTCCTGGGTGACCCGCGGTTCTTCGTGTTGGCGCTGAGCTTTGCCAGTTGCGGTGCGACCATGGCGTTCATCGACGTGCATTTGGTGCCTTACTGGCAGGGGCAGGAAGTGGTGCCATCGATACAGGCCAGCAGCTTGAGCCTGCTCGGTGTATTGGAGCTGATCAGTGGTCTGTTGGCCGGTTGGTTGGCGACACGTTTCAACAAGGGAGCCTTGCTGGCGGCGTTCTATCTACTGCGTTGTGCTGCTGTGGCGCTGTTGCTGGTGCAGCCGAGCACGCTTTCGGTGTACCTGTTCGCGATCATCTTCGGCGCCAGTTATCTGGGTACCGTGGTACTGACCTCGGCCTTTTGCTTCGACCTCTATGGGAGTGCGATCAAGGGCAAGGTATTCGGTGCGCTTTTCCTGGTGCATCAATTGGGCGCCATGGCCGTGACCCAGCTCGGTGCCATGGACTACGACCGCCACCAGAGCTATCAGATGACGGCACTGGTGCTCACTCTGGTGACCCTGCTGGCCGCTGGGCTGTCGCTGACTTTGCTGCCCTGGGGGCGGAGTGCGGCTGCTCGAGAGCTGGTCAGGAGTTGAAGCGTTTGATCACTTCACATCATCAGCAGAGGATGAGGAATTCATGGATCACGATACGCCACACTCTCGCGATTTCGATGCCAGTGCGGCTCTGCATGTCGGCCGGGGAGAGGACTTTTCCGATACCTTCTGTGAGCCTTTGGCGATGACGTCCGCTTATACCTTCGCTTCGGCTCGTGATGCTTGGGAAAAGTTCACTGGCCAGCAGCCAGGCAATGTCTACAGCCGTTTTACCAATCCCACTGTGCGTGCCTTCGAGCGGCGTATCGCATCGCTCGAAGGGGCCGAAGATGCGGCAGCCTTCGCCTCCGGTATGGGGGCGATAGCCGGTCTTTGCCAGGCGCTGTTGAGCCAGGGCGAGAACATTGTCTGCAGCCGTGATGTGTTCGGTACAACCTTGAGTGCTTTGCGCAACTACATGGGCCGGTTTGGTGTCGAGGTGCGCCTGGTTGAGCTGACCGATCTGGATGCCTGGCAGCGCAATATCGATAGCAGGACGCGTCTGGTGCTGCTGGAGTCGCCGTCCAATCCGGTGCTGAAGATCGCTGACATCGGCGAAATCAGCCGCATCGCCCATGCCAAGGGGGCCTTGCTGGCGGTGGACAACACGATGCTCACCCCGGTTTTTCAGAGCCCGCACTGCCTGGGGGCGGATATGGTGGTGCATTCTGCCGGCAAATACATCGACGGTCAGGGGCGGGCGCTGGCAGGGGTGGTTACCGGCAGCGCCGCCCTGATCAGTGAGTTGCGTGGAGTACTGCGTACCCTGGGCATCTCGTGTAGTCCTTTCAATGCCTGGCTGCTGCTCAAGAGCCTGGAAACCCTCGAGGTACGCATGCAGCGTGTGGCCAGCAGCGCCTTGGAGTTGGCGCAGTGGCTGCGTGAGCAAGCTCTGGTGGAGGCGGTTTACTACAGCGGCCTGACCGAGCATCCGCAACATGCGTTGGCCTGTCGTCAACAGCGCGGCCATGGCGGCCTGCTCAGCTTTCGCATGAGTGGAGGGCAAGCGGCTGCCTGGCAGTGGATCGATGCGCTGCAACTGGTAGCGCGTTGTACCAATATCGGCGATACACGGAGCATGGTCACTCATCCGGCTACCACCACGCATTGCCGCTTGACCTGGGAGGAGCGTCAAAGCGCTGGAATTCCCGATGGCCTGGTGAGACTGTCCGTAGGGCTTGAACGTCTTGATGACCTGCGTTGCGATCTGGCTCGGGCCTTCGCCGAAGTCGAGCATGGTCGGCGCCACTCTTCGTTGAGTGCGCTGTACCGGGGGCTGGCCTCTTGAGCCAGGGGGCGTTGGTGTCGCTGAGCATCGGCGGGGTGATCTTGCTCTTGCAGGGGCTGGCATTGCTGGTTCTTGCGGGTGAAGGCTGGCGGCTGCCACGGGGGCTGTGGTGCTGGCTGCTACCGCTGACCGTCGTGTTGCTCTATCTGGTCGATCTGGCCCCGTTGTCCCAGGTGCTGCTACATCTGCAAAGTGATCTGCCGATGTTCTCCTGTTTTTAGAGGCATGATGATCCGTTCACGAGGGGTTCAAAAAACTGCCTCGATCTAGGCTTTCTGCTGCATCGCGCAGCGAGCGCACCGGTACGCCAGCAGCGTGGGGCGGTAGCCCCCCGATTGTGTTTCAGAGGGTTGCGGCTGATTTTCGATACTGCAGGGGAGGCAGAGGCATTTCCTTGCTCCAGGCCAGGCGAAAGGCTTGGCTGCTGCTGAAACCGCAACGTTCGGCGAGGGACTCGATAGGGATGCGCTGTTGCTCCAGCAACTGCTTGGCATGTTCCACTCGTAATTTGCGCAGGTATGCCTGAAGGGTTATGCCGGTGTTCTGGCGAAACAGCCGTGCCAGGTGGCGGTAGCTCAGGTTGA contains the following coding sequences:
- a CDS encoding MFS transporter, with the protein product MSRQHSSALVAGVLAVGFLVMFLSSAIKGLYQVYFVDLAAHFGGGRSGLALGGTLFVLTIGLASPLVGGLSDRVGPLWTVVAGSFCGGLALLGVSLFDHSLTLFILLYGLLGAFALAAMTYVPMGILVDRMVGEKSKAFAFAVVTNGTAIGFIVLSPLWIWLEQWVSWQSLFSVIGLIFLLPLSAALFWVARRVPLAAPASGVEGKVSLRFLLGDPRFFVLALSFASCGATMAFIDVHLVPYWQGQEVVPSIQASSLSLLGVLELISGLLAGWLATRFNKGALLAAFYLLRCAAVALLLVQPSTLSVYLFAIIFGASYLGTVVLTSAFCFDLYGSAIKGKVFGALFLVHQLGAMAVTQLGAMDYDRHQSYQMTALVLTLVTLLAAGLSLTLLPWGRSAAARELVRS
- a CDS encoding aminotransferase class I/II-fold pyridoxal phosphate-dependent enzyme, translated to MDHDTPHSRDFDASAALHVGRGEDFSDTFCEPLAMTSAYTFASARDAWEKFTGQQPGNVYSRFTNPTVRAFERRIASLEGAEDAAAFASGMGAIAGLCQALLSQGENIVCSRDVFGTTLSALRNYMGRFGVEVRLVELTDLDAWQRNIDSRTRLVLLESPSNPVLKIADIGEISRIAHAKGALLAVDNTMLTPVFQSPHCLGADMVVHSAGKYIDGQGRALAGVVTGSAALISELRGVLRTLGISCSPFNAWLLLKSLETLEVRMQRVASSALELAQWLREQALVEAVYYSGLTEHPQHALACRQQRGHGGLLSFRMSGGQAAAWQWIDALQLVARCTNIGDTRSMVTHPATTTHCRLTWEERQSAGIPDGLVRLSVGLERLDDLRCDLARAFAEVEHGRRHSSLSALYRGLAS